One window of Aerococcus tenax genomic DNA carries:
- the mvk gene encoding mevalonate kinase, whose translation MREICGKSHGKLILMGEHSVVYGQPSIALPFRAVTIQVKLEPAGNYSYLFSDIYEGPVEEAPKKLDALVGLFNRLRHDFLSSHDHFLIKVKSNIPVERGLGSSAALSVAFIRAFFNYLGKDLSNEVLLDYADFAETISHGTPSGLDARVTAYNQPLYFKKGEAAQPFHFHTPYWLVIADTGISGNTKQTVKNVRDAYESPFASRQIATQKTIKHLGLLTTDLTQALKAPQPSLEKLATLINAAQHDLAALQVSSPELSWGIDYMRQHGAVAAKLTGGGGGGCYYALVPDRQSGEKLIQALADSPSACQSWLMPFSSESNTSEKE comes from the coding sequence ATGCGCGAAATTTGCGGCAAATCACATGGAAAATTAATTTTAATGGGGGAGCACAGTGTGGTCTATGGACAGCCATCGATTGCCCTGCCCTTTCGAGCAGTAACCATCCAAGTCAAGCTGGAACCGGCTGGTAATTATTCCTACTTATTCAGTGATATCTATGAAGGCCCCGTTGAAGAAGCCCCCAAGAAACTTGACGCCTTGGTGGGGCTCTTTAACCGCCTCCGCCATGATTTCTTAAGCAGTCATGACCATTTCCTGATTAAAGTGAAGAGTAATATTCCGGTTGAACGTGGCTTAGGGAGCTCAGCGGCCTTATCCGTAGCCTTTATCCGTGCCTTTTTTAATTACTTAGGTAAAGATTTATCCAATGAAGTCTTACTTGATTATGCGGACTTTGCCGAAACCATTAGTCACGGGACCCCTAGTGGCCTTGATGCCCGGGTTACGGCCTATAACCAACCCCTCTACTTCAAAAAGGGGGAAGCAGCCCAACCCTTCCATTTCCATACCCCCTATTGGCTAGTGATTGCTGACACTGGGATTTCAGGAAATACTAAGCAAACCGTAAAAAATGTCCGGGATGCCTATGAAAGCCCCTTTGCTAGCCGGCAAATTGCTACCCAAAAAACCATTAAACATCTGGGACTTTTAACCACCGACCTGACCCAGGCCTTAAAAGCACCGCAGCCTTCCTTAGAGAAACTGGCTACTTTAATTAATGCGGCCCAACATGACCTGGCTGCTCTCCAAGTCTCCAGCCCAGAATTGAGCTGGGGAATTGATTACATGCGCCAACATGGAGCCGTGGCAGCCAAATTGACCGGTGGCGGGGGTGGGGGCTGCTACTACGCCCTAGTCCCTGACCGTCAAAGCGGTGAAAAACTCATCCAGGCCCTAGCGGATAGTCCTAGTGCCTGTCAAAGCTGGTTAATGCCTTTTTCAAGTGAATCAAATACAAGTGAAAAGGAGTAA